The genomic region ACGCCATGGGCTATGGCTGTTCGCACAACAGCCCTAATAGCGGGGTTCATGCCCGGCGCATCGCCGCCGTTCGTTAATACTGCAATACGTTTCATGACCAGTTATTCCTGAAATTAAGAAAGCACTCCGTTATAGACACAAAAAGATCCGGGATTAGAAAGTAGTAAACAACAAGGTGAACTCAGGCGGACTGTATCTCAGCAACGATTTCCATCAGACGCCGCCCATAGTCTGTATAGGATTGATAGAGACGCTCAGCGTCATCGGCCTTTTGTCCCGTATGAATAACGGCGGCAAGGTGAGGTTCGATAGACAGACCGCCGTCATAGCCGCGGCGGAACAGATCGGCAACAATATCTTTAACCCGTCCGTCTCCCTCACCGCAGACACGGTAGTGATCCTCACCGTTTATTTTTACGGCATCTTTGATATGGACATAGACAATATCAGGCAATACAGTCTGATAATATTCCCAAGCGTCCTGCCCGTAGGTGACGGGGTTGCCCGTATCAAAGACAACCTTTAACGCAGGACTATCCACTTCGCGCAGCAGTATATTACTGTTTTCTGCCGAGAGTCCGCCCCAGCCACTGCAATTCTCATGAACCAGTATGACACCGCCGTCCTCGGCGATACGTGCCAATTGGCGCATCCGTGAAATGGATTCTTTGCGCCATACCTCATCGCTCACGGGATTATCGGGATCGTTGGGATAGCTCATGACCCGTATAAAAGAGGTGCCAAAGCGGTGCATCCGAGGTATGGCACGGGTGAGATCTTCTGCGTCCACATTGAAATCGCCGGTGATGGGGCGTGCCCAATTGGCGATGGCACTGGAAAAGCAAGATACGCCCATGCCCGCATCACTTACCGCCCCATAGACTGCGTCAAAATCAGCGTCACTGATCTGCGTGAGGTTAACACCGTCTATAGCGCGCAATTCCAACCATTTCCAGTTGAGTTCCTGATGCGCTTTGATTTGTGTTGCAATATCTTGTCCTGCCTCATCTGATATACCGGAAAACCACATAGTTATTGTCCTTATTCATTGCTAATAAGAGATATTTACCTTGAGAATCTCATGATTCCCCGTGTGCTGATAGTACGTTAAGCCGCGTCTTTGATGCAAGCCCCTGAGCCATCCGGCGGATTCAAGGTTGAAATGCAAGCGGTCCGAAAAAAGAGACATCATCGAGGCGCGGCGTTATACGCCGTAGCTCGGATATCCACGTTGGTCTCCACACACCATAGCGACGTAAACGAACATCAGCGCGTTAGGGTGTGCTGGGGGGGGGGACGTGCAGCAGATCCTTAAACCTCCTCATGAAAGAGGCGGAGCGTTTGCTCGGTAAGGTCGTCGAGCTTCGGCTCTTCGGCGCAGCGCAGCCAGTGAACCCGTTTATCGGCACGAAACCAAGACAGTTGCCGTTTGGCAAAGCGGCGGTGTTGCTTGCTTATGGTTTCGATGACCTCTTCAAGGGTTGTGTGCCCCTGAATCATAGACACGATTTCGCGGTAACCGAGGGCTTTCAGGCGTTCAATTTGTGCGCCGTGCCCGCTGTCAAGGAGCCGCTGTGTCTCTTCGATCCAGCCCGCATGCATCATTTGGCGTACCCGTTGGTTAATACGTTCGTAGAGTATTTCACGTTCCCATTGCAGTGCCACTTGGGTAACGTGCCAGCGGTCTTTGTTGCTTTGGTGTTCTTGATGCCAGACAGAATAAGGGCGTCCGCTCAGCTCATATACTTCGAGTGCCCGGATAATACGTACCAGATCATTTTCATTGGCGAGGACGGCGGCATAATCAGGGTCAATTTTTTTCAACGCGTCATACATGGCGGCATTGCCTTCGAGACGCGCTCTTTCACGCAAGGCTTGCCGCAATTGGGGATCTCTGGCGGGACCGCTGAAGAGACCGTCAATAAAAGCGCTCACATAGAGTCCGGAACCACCAACGAGTACAGGCGTCAACTTGCGTTGGAGCAATTGCATGGCTTTTTCACGGGCGATCCGCTCAAATTCTCCTGCCGCCATAGTCTCGTCAAGGTTGAGAAATCCCACAAAGTGATGCTGTACCGCTTTTCGTTCTTCTGCAGTGGGTGCAGCAGTACCAATTTCCATGCCCCGATAAAACTGCATGGAATCGGCCGATAAAATTTCGCTTTGTAATTTTTGGGCAAGGGCGATGGCAAGGGTAGTTTTCCCCGAGGCGGTAGGTCCTACCACGGCAATGGCTCGCTTCACTGAATCCTCCGAAAACTCTTTTCCATTTGCTGGCGGGTGATCTCAACCAAAATAGGACGCCCGTGGGGACAGGTATAGGGAGGCCTTAGTTTACGAAAGCCGTCCAACAAATGACGGCGTTCTTGTGAGGTCAAGGAATCCCCCGCTTTGATGGAAGCTTTACAGGCCCGGGTTGCGGTGCGCAGCAGCGTTTCCCACATGGTTTCTTGGTCGAAGAGGCGGCCTTGCGCGAAGTGTTCAAGAACGTCTAAGACCACATCGGGTATGCGGCTTTCATTATAAAGATGACAAACACCACTCACTTGAAAGGAGGTGCCGCCGAAAGATTCCAATTCTATGCCCAAACGCATGAAATCGTCAAGGTGGGATTCGAGGAGCGCCACTTGTGATGGGGCTACTTCAAAAACTTCTGAAACAACCAGTTGTTGTATGGGGTATTCATTATTTTCAAGTTCACTGAGCAAGGCATCATAATTTAAGCGCTCATGTAAAGCATGTTGATCAATGATCAAAAGGCGTTCTCCGTCGGGAACGAGCAGATAGGTTTCAAACAATTGCAGGGGCGCATCGCCGATTTCAGTCAAAGGCTCGAAACAGCCCTGGGGAACCAAGCTTTGAACACCCGATTCTTTCAGCGTCTCATGGGCTATGTGCCTAGATTCGAAGCCGGGCAATTCTTTCGTTTCGGAATCGAGTGCCGCCGGTTCCGGCTTAGTCATCTGCGGCGGTTGAAAGACCGGTTGGCTCTGAAGGCTTTGTACCGGCGCGGACATCTGAGTTTCTTCCTGTCTTAGCTCCTCCGACACGTGCTCCTCTTTTTGTGACGTGGGCGGCACAGCGATTTCTTCCGTAATGACATGGGGAGCTGTAACGATGGCGGCATGGGCGGCTGCAATTTCTGCATCGGCTTTGCTGAATCGGGAGAGTGCATCACGGACAATGTCGCGGACGGCATCATGGGCGGCTCGTTCCTCTCTGAATCGAATCTCCCGTTTCGTAGGATGAATATTCACATCCACTTGTCTTGGGTTCAAGGTGAGCAGAAGCACGGCGGTACTGTGTCTGCCCACGGTGAGCAAGCCACGGAAAGCGTCTTGCAGCCCATATTGGAGTGATGGATTGGAAACGGGACGTCCATTGACAAAAAAGAATTGGTGGGATCGTGATGCCCGCGTCAATTCAGGCGTTCCCACAAGTCCTTTAACGGTAAATCCGTTTTTCTCGCCCTCCACTTCAACCATATCGCGAACAAAGCCGAGTCCCCAGATGAGCGCGATACGATCGCGCAGCGATGCATGTTCAGGCACATCAAGAAGCATACGATCGTTGTGGGTCAGCTGAAATCCCACGCCCGTATTGGCGAGGGCGAGGCGCTGCACGATATCGATGCAATGGTTGAGCTCGGTCGTGATCCCTTTGAGAAACTTGGCGCGTACTGGCGTATTGAAATACAAGCGATTTACGGAAATGCGCGTGCCTATGGGCGCGCCCATCTGCTGCACTTCCCGCAATATGCCGCCCTCTACGCGCAACATGACGGCGTTCTCGTCTTCAGCGCGACGGGTCACCAACACGAATCGGGATACTGACGCAATACTGGCGAGGGCCTCACCGCGAAACCCGAGGGTCCGGATATTGTCCAAGTCCTCGGCTTTGCGTATTTTGCTGGTGGCGTGTCGTTCAATGGCGAGCAAGGCGTTTTGCTCAGACATGCCATGGCCGTTATCCTGCACTTCAATGAGGCGTCTGCCGGCAGCCACAAGACGCACCGATAAACGGGTGGCGCCTGCATCCAAAGCGTTTTCGACCAACTCTTTAACAGCTGAGGCGGGGCGTTCCACCACTTCACCGGCGGCAATTTTATTGGCCACCGCATCGGGCAGCACGCGAACAGTTGATAGGGATTTTTCCGGCATAAAGGTAATTTCCAGTAAAAGATCTTCTTTATTCTTTATTGTAAAGCAAAGCGCCTGCTATTGTCACAGAAACTTTGTGGGCGGATTCAAGGTTGAAATGCAACCGTTCAAAAAAAGAGGACATCACAGAGATCTTCTGTACAATAGTTCTAATCAAACACCCGAAGGAGTCCATAATGTCCCGCCACTAATTTACACGAGATGACCCTGTAAAACTGGAAACACTTAAGCCAAGGATTGAGCAACCGGAAATAGCTCAGATACTCGGGTTTCATAAACATGGTATAGGCCGTGAATTGCGCAGTAATAGTGTACGCAGTCGCCGGTGTTCTACCGCTGCGGATCGGCTTGCCATCAATCGACGTCAAGAAATTGTGTCAAGCCCCCGCTTTTTGGACCGCTTGTTATGAGAGTTTCTGTATTTCACGAGCGCGCCTCCCTCGACGAATTCTTTTGAGATCCGATTACCCGGAG from Candidatus Hydrogenedentota bacterium harbors:
- the miaA gene encoding tRNA (adenosine(37)-N6)-dimethylallyltransferase MiaA, whose amino-acid sequence is MKRAIAVVGPTASGKTTLAIALAQKLQSEILSADSMQFYRGMEIGTAAPTAEERKAVQHHFVGFLNLDETMAAGEFERIAREKAMQLLQRKLTPVLVGGSGLYVSAFIDGLFSGPARDPQLRQALRERARLEGNAAMYDALKKIDPDYAAVLANENDLVRIIRALEVYELSGRPYSVWHQEHQSNKDRWHVTQVALQWEREILYERINQRVRQMMHAGWIEETQRLLDSGHGAQIERLKALGYREIVSMIQGHTTLEEVIETISKQHRRFAKRQLSWFRADKRVHWLRCAEEPKLDDLTEQTLRLFHEEV
- the mutL gene encoding DNA mismatch repair endonuclease MutL, translating into MPEKSLSTVRVLPDAVANKIAAGEVVERPASAVKELVENALDAGATRLSVRLVAAGRRLIEVQDNGHGMSEQNALLAIERHATSKIRKAEDLDNIRTLGFRGEALASIASVSRFVLVTRRAEDENAVMLRVEGGILREVQQMGAPIGTRISVNRLYFNTPVRAKFLKGITTELNHCIDIVQRLALANTGVGFQLTHNDRMLLDVPEHASLRDRIALIWGLGFVRDMVEVEGEKNGFTVKGLVGTPELTRASRSHQFFFVNGRPVSNPSLQYGLQDAFRGLLTVGRHSTAVLLLTLNPRQVDVNIHPTKREIRFREERAAHDAVRDIVRDALSRFSKADAEIAAAHAAIVTAPHVITEEIAVPPTSQKEEHVSEELRQEETQMSAPVQSLQSQPVFQPPQMTKPEPAALDSETKELPGFESRHIAHETLKESGVQSLVPQGCFEPLTEIGDAPLQLFETYLLVPDGERLLIIDQHALHERLNYDALLSELENNEYPIQQLVVSEVFEVAPSQVALLESHLDDFMRLGIELESFGGTSFQVSGVCHLYNESRIPDVVLDVLEHFAQGRLFDQETMWETLLRTATRACKASIKAGDSLTSQERRHLLDGFRKLRPPYTCPHGRPILVEITRQQMEKSFRRIQ
- a CDS encoding sugar phosphate isomerase/epimerase, whose protein sequence is MWFSGISDEAGQDIATQIKAHQELNWKWLELRAIDGVNLTQISDADFDAVYGAVSDAGMGVSCFSSAIANWARPITGDFNVDAEDLTRAIPRMHRFGTSFIRVMSYPNDPDNPVSDEVWRKESISRMRQLARIAEDGGVILVHENCSGWGGLSAENSNILLREVDSPALKVVFDTGNPVTYGQDAWEYYQTVLPDIVYVHIKDAVKINGEDHYRVCGEGDGRVKDIVADLFRRGYDGGLSIEPHLAAVIHTGQKADDAERLYQSYTDYGRRLMEIVAEIQSA